The Brevibacterium atlanticum genome segment TTTCGAACGGAGTGAACTGACAATGAGCGATGTCGTCTCCCTGCTGGGACAGATCGAGGGCACCGGCCGCGACACCCGCGGACCCGGCTACCAGCGCCCCGGATTCTCTGCGACAGAGCGGGACCTGCGCGAGTGGTTCCTCGCCGAGGCGGACCGCCGCGGCCTCGACACCGAGATCGACGCCAACGGCATCACCTGGGCATGGGCGACCGCGCCCGGGGAGGACGCGGTCGTCACCGGCTCCCACCTCGACTCCGTCCCCGGCGGCGGCGCCTTCGACGGCCCCCTCGGAGTCGCCTCGGCGCTGGCGGCATTCGATGAGCTCAAAGCATCGGGCGCACTCGACCGGGCCACCAGACCCCTGGCCCTGGCGGTCTTCCCCGAGGAAGAGGGCTCGCGCTTCGGCGTCGCCTGCCTCGGCTCACGTCTGCTCACCGGCGCCATCGACGCCGATCGGGCGCTCGGCCTCAAGGACGCTGCCGGCGACACCTTCGCCGATGTCGCCCGTGGCTATGGCCTCGACCCTGAGCGGGTCGGGCGTGACCAGTCTCGGCTGGCCGGAATCGGTTCCTTCATCGAACTCCATGTCGAACAGGGCATCGGACTGATCAACACCGACCAGGCCGTCGCCATCGGATCCTCGATCATCGGCCACGGTCGCTGGCACTTCTCCTTCGCGGGCCAGGGCAATCACGCGGGGACGACGCCGATGAGCCATCGCGCCGACCCGGTGGTCGCGGCCTCCCGGGTGATCGGGGATATCCCGACCGTAGCGGCCGCCACTGACGCGAGGGCCGTGGCGACGGTGGGTCGCACGCTCATCCACCCGGGTGGGACGAACGTCATCGCCTCGGCCATGAGCTTCTGGCTCGATATCCGCCACCCTGACGACGCCGTCGTCGAGCAGGTTCTCGAAGCCATCTCCCGCCGCGCAGAGGGACACGCCTCGGGCACAGGCGTCGAGGTCACTGTGTCGCGCGAGTCGTACTCGCCGACCACCCACTTCACCGCCGACCTCAACGCGCGCATGAGCTCGGTGCTGCCGACCGCACCGCTGCTGCCCTCGGGAGCCGGGCACGACGCCGGCATCCTCGCCGCCCACGTACCTTCGGCGATGCTCTACGTCCGCAACCCGACCGGCGTCTCGCACGCACCGGAAGAGGCCTGCGAGGTCGACGACCAGCGCGCCGGAGTCGAGGCACTCGTGCGGGTGCTCGAACGCGAACTCGGAGTCAACGGCGGCGGAGCGACCGCCGATGCGAGGTCCGGGAACTCGACCGTTGCCGGAGGTGCGGAATGAGCACGCGCTACTGGTGCGAGACCGCCTGGGTCGACGGGGCCGTGGCCAACGGCGTGCTGCTGACCGCCGATGACACCGGGACGCTGACCGCTGTCGAAACCGGAATCGATGCCGCTCCCTCCGACGCCGAGGCGGTCCCCGGGTTCACTCTGCCCGGCGGAGTCAACGCCCATTCCCACGCTTTCCACCGCATGCTGCGCGGCCGCACCCACGGCGACGGCGGCACCTTCTGGACCTGGCGC includes the following:
- a CDS encoding allantoate amidohydrolase; its protein translation is MSDVVSLLGQIEGTGRDTRGPGYQRPGFSATERDLREWFLAEADRRGLDTEIDANGITWAWATAPGEDAVVTGSHLDSVPGGGAFDGPLGVASALAAFDELKASGALDRATRPLALAVFPEEEGSRFGVACLGSRLLTGAIDADRALGLKDAAGDTFADVARGYGLDPERVGRDQSRLAGIGSFIELHVEQGIGLINTDQAVAIGSSIIGHGRWHFSFAGQGNHAGTTPMSHRADPVVAASRVIGDIPTVAAATDARAVATVGRTLIHPGGTNVIASAMSFWLDIRHPDDAVVEQVLEAISRRAEGHASGTGVEVTVSRESYSPTTHFTADLNARMSSVLPTAPLLPSGAGHDAGILAAHVPSAMLYVRNPTGVSHAPEEACEVDDQRAGVEALVRVLERELGVNGGGATADARSGNSTVAGGAE